The proteins below come from a single Serratia ficaria genomic window:
- a CDS encoding lysine decarboxylase LdcC: MNIIAIMSPTGVYYKDEPIRELHAALAAMGFQLVYPKDSGDLLKLIEANARICGVIFDWDDYSLELCSEINELNEYLPLYAFINTHSTFDVSLHEMRMVLYFFEYGLNAAADIAQRIQQYTAEYIDTITPPLTKALFNYVREGKYTFCTPGHMAGTAFQKSPVGCLFYDFFGANTLKADVSISVTELGSLLDHTGPHLEAEEYIARTFNAEQSYLVTNGTSTANKIVGMYSAPAGSTVLIDRNCHKSLCHLLMMSDIVPVYLRPLRNAYGILGGIPQREFGSASIAARVAATANASWPVHAVITNSTYDGLLYNTDYIKQTLDVPSIHFDSAWVPYTHFHPIYDGKSGMSGDRVPGKVFYETQSTHKLLAAFSQASMIHIKGDYDESTFNEAYMMHTTTSPNYGIVASMETAAAMLRGNPGRRLINRSVERALHFRREVRRLRAESDSWFFDIWQPEEIDQAQCWPLDPDDNWHGFGQTDSDHMYLDPIKVTILTPGMNPLGALEESGIPAALVAKYLDERGIVVEKTGPYNLLFLFSIGIDKTKAMSLLRGLTDFKRAYDLNLRVKNMLPDLYAEDPDFYRNMRIQDLAAGIHRLICRHDLPRLMQRAFDVLPEMKLTPHQMFQQQVRGNVETCELDQLVGKVAANMILPYPPGVPLVMPGEMITEESRAVLDFLLMLCAIGERYPGFETDIHGARLTEDGRYLVKVLKDPRE; the protein is encoded by the coding sequence ATGAACATCATCGCGATCATGAGCCCGACCGGCGTTTATTACAAAGATGAGCCCATCCGCGAGCTCCACGCCGCGCTGGCCGCAATGGGGTTTCAACTGGTCTATCCAAAGGACAGCGGCGACCTGCTGAAGCTGATCGAGGCCAATGCGCGCATCTGCGGGGTGATTTTCGACTGGGACGACTACAGCCTGGAGCTGTGCAGCGAAATCAACGAGCTGAACGAATATCTGCCGCTGTACGCCTTTATCAATACCCATTCCACCTTCGACGTCAGCCTGCATGAAATGCGCATGGTGCTGTATTTCTTCGAGTACGGCCTGAATGCGGCGGCCGATATCGCGCAGCGCATCCAGCAATACACCGCAGAATACATAGATACCATCACGCCGCCGCTGACCAAGGCGCTGTTCAACTACGTGCGCGAAGGCAAATACACCTTCTGCACCCCGGGCCACATGGCCGGCACCGCCTTTCAGAAAAGCCCGGTGGGCTGTCTGTTCTACGACTTTTTCGGCGCCAACACCCTGAAGGCCGACGTGTCGATCTCGGTAACCGAACTGGGATCGTTGCTGGATCATACCGGGCCGCATCTGGAGGCGGAAGAGTACATCGCCCGCACCTTCAACGCCGAGCAGAGTTATCTGGTGACCAACGGCACCTCCACCGCCAACAAGATTGTCGGCATGTACTCGGCGCCGGCCGGCAGCACGGTGCTGATTGACCGTAACTGCCACAAGTCGCTGTGTCACCTGTTGATGATGAGCGATATCGTGCCCGTCTATCTGCGCCCGCTGCGCAACGCCTACGGCATCCTCGGCGGCATCCCGCAGCGCGAGTTCGGCTCAGCCAGCATCGCCGCCCGGGTGGCCGCCACCGCCAACGCCAGCTGGCCGGTGCATGCGGTGATCACCAACTCCACCTACGACGGCCTGCTGTACAACACCGATTACATCAAGCAGACGCTGGATGTGCCGTCGATCCATTTCGATTCCGCCTGGGTGCCCTATACCCATTTCCACCCGATCTACGACGGCAAGAGCGGCATGAGCGGCGATCGCGTACCCGGCAAGGTTTTCTACGAAACCCAGTCGACCCACAAGCTGCTGGCGGCTTTCTCGCAGGCCTCGATGATCCACATCAAAGGGGATTACGATGAAAGCACCTTTAACGAAGCCTATATGATGCACACTACCACCTCGCCGAATTACGGCATCGTGGCGTCGATGGAAACCGCCGCCGCCATGCTGCGCGGCAATCCGGGGCGGCGGTTGATCAACCGTTCGGTGGAGCGCGCGCTGCATTTTCGCCGCGAGGTGCGGCGGCTGCGCGCAGAGAGCGACAGCTGGTTCTTCGACATCTGGCAGCCGGAAGAGATCGATCAGGCGCAGTGCTGGCCGTTGGATCCTGATGACAACTGGCACGGCTTCGGCCAAACCGACAGCGATCATATGTATCTCGATCCGATCAAGGTGACGATCCTGACGCCCGGCATGAACCCGTTGGGCGCGCTGGAGGAGAGCGGCATTCCGGCGGCGCTGGTGGCGAAATACCTCGACGAACGCGGCATCGTGGTGGAGAAAACCGGCCCCTACAACCTGCTGTTCCTGTTCAGCATCGGCATCGATAAAACCAAGGCGATGAGCCTGCTGCGCGGCCTGACCGATTTCAAACGCGCCTACGATCTCAACCTGCGGGTGAAGAACATGCTGCCGGATCTGTACGCCGAGGATCCCGATTTTTACCGCAATATGCGCATTCAGGATCTGGCGGCCGGCATCCATCGGCTGATTTGCCGACACGATCTTCCGCGCCTGATGCAGCGGGCGTTCGACGTGTTGCCGGAGATGAAGCTGACGCCGCACCAGATGTTCCAACAGCAGGTGCGCGGCAACGTGGAAACCTGCGAGCTGGACCAGTTGGTGGGCAAGGTGGCGGCCAACATGATCCTGCCGTATCCGCCGGGCGTGCCGCTGGTGATGCCGGGAGAAATGATCACCGAGGAGAGCAGGGCGGTGCTCGATTTCCTGCTGATGCTGTGCGCGATCGGCGAGCGTTATCCGGGGTTCGAAACCGACATTCACGGCGCCCGGTTGACCGAGGATGGCCGCTATCTGGTGAAGGTGCTGAAAGACCCGCGGGAATAG
- the accA gene encoding acetyl-CoA carboxylase carboxyl transferase subunit alpha, producing MSLNFLDFEQPIAELEAKIDSLTAVSRQDEKLDINLDEEVQRLREKSVELTRKIFADLGAWQIAQLARHPRRPYTLDYIKHIFTDFEELAGDRAYADDKAIVGGIARLDGRPVMIIGHQKGRETKEKIRRNFGMPAPEGYRKALRLMELASRFKLPIITFIDTPGAYPGVGAEERGQSEAIARNLREMSRLNVPVICTVIGEGGSGGALAIGVGDKVNMLQYSTYSVISPEGCASILWKSADKAPLAAEAMGITAPRLKELKLIDSVIPEPLGSAHRDVPAMAASLKAQLLADLKDLDGLNNEELLNRRYQRLMNYGYC from the coding sequence ATGAGTCTGAATTTTCTTGATTTTGAACAGCCGATTGCAGAGCTGGAAGCGAAAATTGACTCGCTGACCGCAGTCAGCCGTCAAGACGAAAAATTAGATATTAATCTGGACGAAGAGGTTCAGCGCCTGCGTGAAAAGAGCGTTGAGCTGACGCGCAAGATTTTTGCCGATCTTGGGGCCTGGCAGATTGCCCAACTGGCACGCCACCCGCGCCGTCCTTATACCCTGGATTATATCAAACACATCTTTACCGACTTCGAAGAGTTGGCCGGCGATCGCGCCTACGCCGACGACAAAGCGATTGTCGGCGGCATTGCGCGCCTGGATGGTCGCCCGGTGATGATCATTGGTCATCAGAAAGGCCGCGAGACCAAAGAGAAAATCCGCCGCAACTTCGGCATGCCGGCGCCGGAAGGCTACCGCAAGGCGCTGCGCCTGATGGAACTGGCCTCCCGCTTCAAGCTGCCGATCATCACCTTCATCGACACCCCGGGCGCTTATCCGGGCGTGGGCGCGGAAGAACGCGGCCAGTCTGAAGCCATCGCGCGCAACCTGCGCGAGATGTCGCGTCTGAACGTGCCGGTCATCTGCACCGTCATCGGCGAGGGCGGCTCCGGCGGCGCGCTGGCGATCGGCGTGGGCGACAAGGTGAACATGCTGCAGTACAGCACCTACTCGGTGATTTCACCGGAAGGCTGCGCATCGATCCTGTGGAAAAGCGCCGACAAGGCGCCGCTGGCGGCGGAAGCGATGGGCATCACCGCGCCGCGTCTGAAAGAGCTGAAGCTGATCGACTCGGTGATCCCGGAGCCGTTGGGTTCCGCCCACCGCGACGTGCCGGCGATGGCCGCTTCACTGAAAGCGCAGCTGTTGGCCGACCTGAAAGATCTCGACGGCCTGAACAACGAAGAGTTGCTCAACCGCCGCTATCAGCGCCTGATGAACTACGGCTACTGCTGA